The sequence caataaacatggaaaagcTTGTCAAAACTGAGTAAATAAAAACAGGTGTGTGGGGTGGATAATACTAATTTCAGTATCTCAGTGAAGGTTTCTGTGGTTGTGCCTGGGAGAGCACGTAGAGGTTAGGCAAAGGCAGCACAACTGGGAATCCATTGGTAGCAATAGCCAGCTGGTAAGTGTGCACACCTGCCTTTGAGATCAGGATGAACGCAAGTGATGCAAGGCATTTGTGGCTGAGTTTCAGTAACCTGAGACATTCCATGGCCTAAGTAGGTAACAGTTCAAATGTCCATACCCATTGAAATCTGGTTCTGGGAGGCGTGACCAGAGTCAGCCAGTCTTCAGATGTTCTCAGGTGAAAGCAGTCTTTACACTATTTTGCTGGACCATTACTGCCTACAGTGTCAAACACCAACACTTGGTTTTAATGCACTGTCAAAGCTAGGGTTAAGTTTAAATGCATCATATGTGATATGTAAAAATATCACAAAGGTGCTTAAACTGTAAGGAAATTGTTCAGCTGTGACTCCAGACAGGAGTCCAGCTCCTCCAAAGAGGAGCTTCACATTCTCTTCTCTGGGTTTTATGGAGACTTACTTTACCCTTCTGCTTAAAGCACTGTGTTAACCTTAAAAGCGGCACAAGAAAGGgtgatttaagatttttttttttttttttttttttttttttttttttttttacagggttTGCTACTACTCCCTGCAGTGCTCCCTGGTCCACAGCTCATgcatctcagtttcttttttgagatggagtttccatctttttgcccaggctggagtgcaatgcctaatctcggctcactacatctcccaggttcatgcaattctcctgccttagcttcctgagtagctgggattgcatgtgccaccacagctggctaattttgtatttttagtagagatggaatttctccatgttggtcaggctggtctcgaactcccgacctcaggtgatccgcccaccttggcctcccaaagtgctgggattacaggcgtgagccactgtgcccggctgcatCTCAGTTTCTTGAAGTCTGCAATCCCCATTAGAAGCAGCTGTTTTGCTAAGTGAGCCCATGAGTGTCAATTGCCTTTCTATTAAGATAGCCAGATTCGGGCCTTGGTGACAGACGCATCAGGGAACCCTCCAGTCCCACTGGTCATATGCTTGTGGCCTGGGTCATTTCATTCCACTCAAGGCCAGGGATGTGTGTTAACCTCCATGGGAAAGAAGAGACAGGGCAGGGTGAACAGCTTAGGATTGGTTAGTTTGAATCATTTCAATGGATTTCAAACTGTAGAGGTTGTCCCCTAGTTGCATAGCACGTGGCCCTGGGATGATTAAGGCAGACAGATAATTGCTTACATGTGTGTAAGGGCCCGATAGAGGAGGTATGGCTCTGAATTAGTTTGTATATCAAAGACATGCTCCTGGTTGGCCCCTTGTTATCTCTGAGAATTGGCTAGCCCCCAAGAAAGGTAGTCTCTCCTCAGCTGgaaaggtgttttgtttgttttgagttttgttttttagacagagtctcactctgtcacccaggctggagtgcagtggcgcgatcttgggtcactggaatctccgcctcccgagttcaagctattttcttccctcagtctcccaagtagctaggaccacaggcgcacaccaccatgaccagctaatttttgtatttttagtagaggtgaggttcctccatgttggccaggctgttcttgaactcctggcctcaagtgatccatccggctcagcctcccaaagtgctcggattacaggtgtgtcccaccatgcccggccctcagCTGGAAAGGTTTTCTAAACGTCAGAACATAATTAGtatacagaaaattttaagatatttacatATACGTGAATAGGATGATCAAAAGAGCCAAAAGACAGTTGGCTCTTGGCATCCATAGCATTTCTGATCAAATTATTTCCCAGTGCAGTACTCATAAATCTCACCAAGACTCTGGAGTATGGTAAGCATACTGCAAAGAGTCTTCCGAGACCCACATTGCCTTTTATGGTACTCTAAATGGACTTTATAGATTTGTCTCCAGCCTTAGACTGTTCTCACTGCATGTTTAATGGATGGACTGTGCTATCCAACTAGATGTGCTAAGGCCATAACAGtggaaaagaaactaacaactGAGATTATTTCTTGTTTTGGCATTCCTTTATGAATTGAATCAGATAAAGGAACTCACTTTACAGCAGAATTAAATCATTTCCTTGCAAAAAACTCTTGgatattcattaaaattttataccCCCTACTATCCTCAATCCTCAAGGCAAGTAGAACGTAAAAATCTAAACATAAAATGAACTCTAGGAAAAAGTCTGTCAATAAACTGGACTCAGACAGCCAGAAGCATTATCCTTGGTCCTTATAAAGATCTGGAAtactggccaggtacagtggctgtaattccaacactttgggaggctgagacaggatgatcagttgaggccaggggttcaagaccagcctgggcaacaaagtgagaccccatctctacaaaaaataagaaacaaacaaaaaaggtcgAATACTCCAAATAGGAGGACTGACtgcttttgaaatagtttttggCTACTCTGTGCCTACTGGCATCTCTAAAACTTTCATAGATCGAATGAGCATTGTGGGGACTTCAGTGAACAATTCAAAACTATGATTAATTATATACAATAATTAGTATACTTGGAGCATATTTTCAACAGGTAAAAATCTGTGACTTTCTCTAACAGACCCTGCCATCTTTTCAACCAGGTGATCAAGTATATCTCAACGTTTTTAGAAGAAAAGATGTATTGTAACCTCCCTGGAAAAAGAAGAGACCTTATGAAGTAGTGCTACCCACCTACACAGCCATCAAAATAAAATTCCTGAATTTGTACAAGCCACAGCAAACTAGATCAAGATCATCCCATGACAACTGTAAGGTCATGCCTATGGGTTACCTCAAATTGAGGAATTTCAGCACCTACTCACAGGCTCCATGAGCAGATGAAGTAGACAGCTTTACTCAGTATCTCAGACCAAGAACTTTGTCTCCATCTCCAACTAGCTGAAACATCTTCCCTCCCTGACCTGGAAAATTCTCTGTCttagaaatttaaacaaaactcTCCCCTTTCATTGAATCTCCGTTGTCTGGAGTTTGCTTGTCTTAACCTAGCCTGTTTTCCCTCTGTTCCTCCACTATGGTCTCCCTTTCAAACTATGCCCTGCTTCAATTAACCCTTACTGCTTTTTTGACAATTCTAGTACAAGCTCAACACCTGCTTGCACCAGTTTTCAAAACACTATCTATCTTGACTAATCAGTCTAATTGCTGGCTATGTGAGCATCTAGATAATGCAGAACAACCCGAACTAGTTTTTGTTCCTGCCAGTGCAAGCACCTGGTGGACCCATTCTGGACAATGGATGTATGAAAGGGTGTGGTATCCACAAGCAGAAGTACAGAATCACTCTACTTCCTCCTATGGTAAAGTGACTCAGCACTGGGAAGCCTCCATGGAAGCTCAAGGTCTATCCTTCGCTCAAGTAAGGTTATTGGAGGGAAACTTTTCTCTttgtgtagaaaataaaaatggcactGGACCCTTCCTAGGTAATATACCTAAACAATACTGTAATCAAATACTATGGTTTGATTTTACAGATGGCACTTTCATGCCCTCTATAGATGTTACAGATGAATCCAGGAATGATTATGATGATACAAGTGTTTGCCTAGGCACTAGACAATGTTCCTGGTTTGCAGGTTGCACTAACCAGACCTGGAACAGCTCAGCTGTTCCCTTGATTGGTCTACCCAATACCCAAGACTACAAATGGGTAGATCGAAATTCTGGATTGACCTGGTCAGGTAATGGCACCTGTCTTTATAGCtgccaaaaccaaaccaaaggcCTTCTGTACCAGCTATTTCGCAACCTATTTTGCTCTTATGGCCTGACAGAGGCACATGGGAAATGGAGATGTGCAGATGCCAACATAACTAATGACAAAGGTCATGATGGACACCAGACCCCCACCTGGTGGCTCACAGGTTCCAATCTGACCTTGTCTGTGAACAActctggcctcttttttttaTGCGGCAATGGGGTGTACAAAGGGTTTCCACCTAAATGGTCTGGACGATGTGGACTTGGGTATCTGGTACCTTCCCTCACCAGATACCTCACCTTAAATGCTAGCCAAATTACAAACCTGAGATCCTTCATTCATAAAGTAACACCACATAGATGCACCCAACGAGACACAGACAATCCACCTCTGTATTGCAACCCCAAGGACAATTCAACAATAAGGGCCCTTTTTCCAAGTTTGGGAACTTATGATTTGGAAAAGGCAATTCTAAACATTTCCAAAGCAATGGAACAGGAAATCAGTGCCACTAAGCAGACCTTGGAAGCACACCAATCAAAAGTTAGCAGTTTAGCCTCTGCATCCCAAAAGGATCATGTCTTGGATATACCAACCACTCAACGACAAACGGCTTGTAGAACTGTTGGCAAACAGTGTTGCCTCTATATAAATAATTCGGAAGCAATAATGTCTGATATACAACATCTATATGAAATATCCGAGAACCTGAAGAATGGACCGTTTTTTGATTGGGAAGGCCTATTTGCAAAAGTGGGAGACTGGTTCAGATCATGGGGCTATGTGCTTTTAATTGTTCTTTTCTGCTTATTCATCTTTGTTCTAATCTATGTTCGTGTCTTTCGCAAATCTCGCAGATCCCTTAACTCCCAACCTCTGAACCCAGCCTTATCTCCACAGCAATCAGCACAGCTCCTTGTCAATAAAACTTCATGTCAAGTTTCAAATAGGGCAATGAAGGAACTAACAACCCATCAGTATGACACAAGTCTACTTTGAGAATATCTGAACAAACAGCAGCTGCAGAAAAAAAGCCTTAGCTAAACTTTGATGAGTAAAGCAGGCCTTACTGAGAATTCAGCTGCCAAAACCCTCCTCTGAGTGTTCCTCTTATAAGGGCACTTGGCACTAGGATCTCCCAAGGTATTGTAAATAAGCCTTATCAGAACTTTTCATAGTTTCACTCTGAAGCCTTAAGACACATACCATTAAGCTGATCTGTAAACCCTTACCCCTTGCTGTTCAGAGAGCTACTTTGTATAGTGTTCTTGCATGCATGTATAATAAACGTGTTTTCTATTAATCTGTTAATTTGCAAGCCCCCAAACACTGGAACTAAGTTGGGAGCAGGAAAGTTTCTCCCAACAGCACTTTGTAGCCTTCTCGATAGATGAAAGAGTGTGTTTGAATAGATAAGAGAATTTTGTTCCCTTGATTTTGGTTGAAGTCGTAGAAGAATCCAATGTACACATATACAAGACTATGTCAAATTTGTctcaaagaatataaatattGGTTAGTCATCAGAATCGACTGAAAACTTACTTTAGAGAGAGCGCCACAAATAATTTAGGCTGGTATGATCTGAGCTTTCCTGACTTCCCATGGGCATTTTAGTGGTCTAATGGAATGTTAGTCTGATATGCATTTTAGCCATCTTACGACATGGACTGCAGGTGGAAGTAGGATGTAGGGAGTGTTGAGGTGGCATCTATTATATCAAATGCTTCACTCTGCCCAGTCCTCTGGTGAGTTCCTTACATGCATCTTTCTAGTTAATCTTCACAGTGTTcgtattttacagatgaatcaACTCAAAGGGTAGATATCTTGCTAAAGATTATGCCATTACTGAAAAATAGCAAGATGCAGAACAGGGTACCTagtatgtttttttgttgttgttgttgttgttttgagacagagtctggccctttcgcccatgctggagtgcagtggcttgatctcaggtcactgcaacctctgcctcctgggttcatgccattcttctgcctcagcctcccgagtagctgggactacaggcgcccgccaccacacccagctaattttttgtgtttttagtagagacgggtttcaccgtgttagccaggatgatctcaatctcctcacctcatgatccgcccacctcagcctcccaaagtgctgggattacaggcatgagtcaccgtgcccagcctagtatgttattttttattttaaaaaaggggaaatgatatgtatatgtgtatgtatttgcaaataaaacaaaggaaaagccATTCACAAATGAAAGCAATTACATGTAAGAGGAATGGACAGTGAGATTCTCACCTTTTTAAGGTTGCATATAAACATTTATGAATATAGCAGATAATTTATTAACAGAATAATCATTTCAAGTTACATTAAGAAAACACAgatggtcaggcacagtggctcacgcctgtaatcccagcactttgggaggccaaggtgggcagatcatgaggtcaagaaatcaagaccatcctg is a genomic window of Macaca mulatta isolate MMU2019108-1 chromosome 5, T2T-MMU8v2.0, whole genome shotgun sequence containing:
- the ERVMER34-1 gene encoding endogenous retroviral envelope protein HEMO gives rise to the protein MVSLSNYALLQLTLTAFLTILVQAQHLLAPVFKTLSILTNQSNCWLCEHLDNAEQPELVFVPASASTWWTHSGQWMYERVWYPQAEVQNHSTSSYGKVTQHWEASMEAQGLSFAQVRLLEGNFSLCVENKNGTGPFLGNIPKQYCNQILWFDFTDGTFMPSIDVTDESRNDYDDTSVCLGTRQCSWFAGCTNQTWNSSAVPLIGLPNTQDYKWVDRNSGLTWSGNGTCLYSCQNQTKGLLYQLFRNLFCSYGLTEAHGKWRCADANITNDKGHDGHQTPTWWLTGSNLTLSVNNSGLFFLCGNGVYKGFPPKWSGRCGLGYLVPSLTRYLTLNASQITNLRSFIHKVTPHRCTQRDTDNPPLYCNPKDNSTIRALFPSLGTYDLEKAILNISKAMEQEISATKQTLEAHQSKVSSLASASQKDHVLDIPTTQRQTACRTVGKQCCLYINNSEAIMSDIQHLYEISENLKNGPFFDWEGLFAKVGDWFRSWGYVLLIVLFCLFIFVLIYVRVFRKSRRSLNSQPLNPALSPQQSAQLLVNKTSCQVSNRAMKELTTHQYDTSLL